A stretch of Mya arenaria isolate MELC-2E11 chromosome 14, ASM2691426v1 DNA encodes these proteins:
- the LOC128216518 gene encoding uncharacterized protein LOC128216518 — MTFDENMNKFTHEVEEAFHDVEEVFRDVKDHMILSVRNHSYMIALFLMSLTSAILVFGTIYVWCFHRGHPYREDYQHIEEKNETEAADESANDQMQHKKKATSAIPRASPASDVTANNDVSDQDGKVRKRVPSSSGSSMNNNDSPVKSKIPVRRQTSKQS, encoded by the exons ATGACGTTTGACGAAA atatgaACAAATTTACCCACGAAGTTGAAGAGGCGTTCCATGACGTTGAAGAGGTTTTCCGAGATGTCAAAGATCACATGATACTGTCGGTAAGAAACCATAGCTACATGATAGCCTTGTTTCTTATGAGTCTGACGTCAGCAATTCTTGTGTTCGGGACTATTTATGTGTGGTGTTTTCACCGAGGACACCCGTATCGAGAGGATTACCAGCATATAGAGGAAAAAAACGAAACAGAGGCAGCTGATGAATCAGCTAATGATCAAATGCAACACAAGAAGAAAGCAACAAGTGCTATTCCTAGAGCAAGCCCTGCAAGTGACGTCACTGCTAATAATGACGTCAGTGATCAAGATGGCAAAGTTCGGAAAAGAGTTCCATCTTCTTCTGGATCTAGTATGAACAATAATGACAGCCCTGTAAAGTCTAAAATACCAGTACGAAGACAGACAAGTAAACAATCTTGA
- the LOC128218306 gene encoding tripartite motif-containing protein 2-like, whose protein sequence is MPSKLAMVTCVLCKETYKKPKYLPCLHTFCERCLEGYIVKISDICTKLNNKLPASIFDNKPYVWTGDGFPCPVCRKHVQMRVDQLKGSVPQQWAAMFPMNQLTLSILGYDNIPTDDNVCSPCQKIGEPEPADHWCLECAEALCKSCSAHHRVLRATDTHAVVQIVELKNQKGPMRHEEVSTCHPHGGKLINLYCVDHNKVACDDCAKEEHRDCENLIDIEKVAGEIKNSSEAHKLLDKLKECNEESECIILDRTRTIDKLESTKDVFQNNIQKVRNEINKVLDELEKIFKEDFETTHKKVTLDLADQIGRCHFLQKAVDSSMGVLRAAIEHGTDNELFVVAHTMEKELHKYEEVIEKETTDLFDIDYEFEVNYEIEHVLLALDEIGSVKINRTPTTVSPFVKKHAKIIERFDATSAMDERCAEVTGGTFLPDDRILLVDNANEKLKLFTPDGYLLCELEMSSSPWDIACIPGGMAAVTLPEDKKILMVSGLNDCITPVDQFTTSGKCYGIAYSYYEKDLVVACDTPGDGMAVVKVISLSGEEVRNISIGEDGKSLISRPSYVATNPFNADVYVSDDCNNTVIGITMGGDFRFKHSESYLQLPVGIAADNHGCVYVCGNGSCDIHQMSCDGQRIRLLCDGLPHPRAIAFDPYGERFLVTSDGSYKSTVQVYSLF, encoded by the coding sequence ATGCCTTCTAAGCTTGCGATGGTAACGTGTGTTCTGTGCAAGGAGACATACAAGAAACCAAAATATCTACCTTGTCTCCATACGTTCTGCGAGCGCTGCTTGGAAGGATATATAGTCAAGATATCTGACATCTGTACGAAACTTAACAACAAGCTACCAGCATCAATATTTGACAACAAGCCTTACGTATGGACGGGAGACGGTTTTCCGTGTCCGGTTTGCCGCAAGCACGTGCAAATGAGGGTGGATCAGCTCAAGGGAAGTGTCCCACAGCAGTGGGCGGCCATGTTTCCCATGAACCAACTGACATTGAGTATTCTGGGATACGACAACATCCCCACGGATGATAATGTATGCTCGCCATGTCAGAAAATCGGCGAGCCAGAGCCAGCGGACCATTGGTGCTTAGAATGCGCTGAAGCACTGTGCAAGTCCTGTTCCGCTCATCATAGAGTGTTAAGAGCCACCGATACGCATGCTGTTGTTCAAATTGTTGAGCTAAAAAATCAGAAAGGTCCGATGCGCCATGAGGAGGTTTCTACTTGTCATCCTCATGGGGGTAAACTAATTAATTTGTATTGTGTGGACCATAACAAGGTTGCATGTGACGATTGTGCTAAAGAAGAGCATAGAGACTGTGAAAATCTCATCGACATAGAGAAAGTCGCGGGAGAAATCAAGAATTCGTCAGAAGCACATAAACTACTTGACAAATTAAAGGAATGCAACGAAGAAAGCGAGTGCATTATACTGGACAGGACAAGAACTATTGACAAATTGGAATCAACCAAAGACGTCTTTCAAAACAACATTCAGAAAGTAAGAAACGAGATCAATAAGGTCTTGGATGAGCTggagaaaatatttaaagaagaCTTTGAAACAACTCACAAGAAAGTTACACTTGATCTAGCGGACCAAATAGGCAGATGCCATTTTCTACAGAAAGCTGTAGACAGTTCCATGGGAGTTCTTAGAGCAGCAATTGAACATGGAACAGATAATGAACTGTTTGTTGTTGCTCACACGATGGAAAAGGAACTTCACAAGTATGAAGAAGTCATTGAAAAAGAGAcaactgatttatttgataTCGACTATGAGTTTGAAGTCAACTATGAAATAGAGCATGTTCTGCTAGCACTTGACGAAATAGGTTCAGTGAAGATCAACAGAACACCAACTACTGTGTCACCCTTTGTTAAGAAACATGCTAAGatcattgaacgttttgacgcAACTTCGGCAATGGACGAACGTTGTGCGGAAGTCACAGGTGGAACATTTCTTCCGGACGACAGAATCTTGCTTGTAGACAATGCTAATGAGAAGTTAAAGCTCTTTACACCAGATGGATACCTACTTTGTGAGCTGGAGATGAGCTCATCTCCTTGGGACATTGCGTGCATCCCTGGTGGAATGGCAGCTGTTACACTACCAGAAGATAAGAAAATTCTCATGGTATCAGGGCTTAATGACTGCATTACACCGGTCGACCAATTCACAACCTCTGGCAAATGCTATGGCATTGCCTATTCCTATTATGAGAAAGATCTCGTAGTGGCATGTGACACTCCAGGTGACGGTATGGCAGTCGTGAAGGTGATATCTCTAAGCGGTGAAGAGGTTCGCAACATCTCGATTGGTGAGGACGGGAAAAGTCTTATTTCCAGACCAAGTTACGTTGCTACGAATCCGTTTAACGCTGATGTTTACGTCTCTGACGATTGCAACAACACGGTTATTGGAATAACAATGGGCGGAGACTTTCGCTTCAAGCATAGTGAGTCATATCTGCAACTTCCCGTTGGAATCGCTGCTGACAATCATGGATGCGTTTATGTCTGTGGGAATGGATCATGTGATATACATCAAATGTCATGTGACGGTCAAAGGATTCGCCTTCTCTGCGATGGATTGCCCCACCCACGAGCGATTGCATTCGATCCATACGGCGAACGTTTTCTTGTGACGAGCGATGGTTCCTACAAAAGCACTGTACAAGTTTACTCTTTGTTTTGA